In Deltaproteobacteria bacterium, a single genomic region encodes these proteins:
- the tssI gene encoding type VI secretion system tip protein VgrG: protein MSSPSDAHPLPTTPHGGVQARFECADAALSWHVRRAVVREGLSRAYAITLSLLTPELDADVDTMVGASAEFGFDRGSVWRTFHGVVSSVRHRGIEVLRGDLRMLAIDLELGPALATSAQRIDCRIFQDMTVPQIVRDLLMGLHAPTGAPAEGLAAHQRTLDDSGLVHDGQPPRDYCVQYRESDLDFVRRLLHEEGIAFVFDQDGPHEVMRLVDSEGGLPQHAGTEGVRLPVVVGGEDAREAVRALVVERSGVATKATVAHHDWLLPAAPLRGSHAESPRGLVAENHREVYLPSERRSREVSSGGKVVLLHDDDTAQAQLVLERAQADDFVVRGRSTSSALGAGVVFEIEGLGTHERLVALEVVHEILADGDTVDVAATYDNAFVAVPSPRYRIFSPEPVRPRVYGPQTATVTGPEGEDIHTDAFGRIKILMHWDREGEGRGRSRRADASSSAWVPVVQSWAGAGWGALFLPRVGMEVIVEFLDGNPDRPVVSGCLYNGRNPPPYPLPDERTRSTIRSQSTPYNGGYNELRFEDSAGREELFLRAQLDMNELVLRHHGTEVKVDQTHRVGNDRTRKVGGDERISVHGSRTVVIDGASKSGFAGETIKVSDHWVLDVAKTILVRAPEEIRLECKGSSIVMTPERITLQAGGGAKIVLDANALVESKDGSRGFLDQNLEIRAAAGAIVMLDDKARATAKEKAELLLDANARLSSGDKAHALFEAEKITVDSGEASIVIDGKRIQADADELDAKAETKLALEGGGGRVSLAGGKAQVN from the coding sequence GTGTCATCGCCGTCCGATGCCCATCCGCTGCCCACGACCCCCCACGGCGGTGTGCAAGCCCGTTTCGAGTGCGCCGACGCTGCGCTGAGCTGGCACGTGCGACGGGCGGTGGTGCGCGAGGGGCTCTCACGCGCCTACGCGATCACGCTGTCGCTGCTGACGCCGGAACTCGACGCCGACGTCGACACGATGGTCGGTGCGAGCGCCGAGTTCGGCTTCGATCGCGGCAGCGTGTGGCGCACGTTCCATGGCGTGGTGTCGAGCGTCCGACACCGCGGCATCGAGGTGCTGCGCGGTGACCTCCGCATGTTGGCGATCGACCTCGAGCTCGGCCCCGCGCTGGCCACGAGCGCGCAGCGGATCGACTGCCGCATCTTCCAGGACATGACGGTGCCGCAGATCGTCCGTGATCTGCTGATGGGCCTGCACGCCCCGACGGGGGCGCCGGCCGAGGGCCTCGCGGCCCACCAGCGCACGCTCGACGACAGCGGGCTCGTCCACGACGGACAACCGCCGCGCGACTACTGCGTGCAGTACCGCGAGTCGGACCTCGACTTCGTGCGACGGCTGCTGCACGAAGAAGGCATCGCCTTCGTGTTCGATCAGGACGGCCCCCACGAGGTCATGCGCCTGGTCGACAGCGAGGGCGGGCTGCCGCAGCACGCCGGCACCGAAGGCGTGCGGCTACCGGTCGTGGTCGGCGGCGAGGATGCGCGCGAGGCCGTGCGCGCGTTGGTGGTCGAGCGCAGTGGCGTCGCGACCAAGGCCACGGTCGCGCACCACGACTGGCTGCTGCCGGCGGCGCCGCTTCGCGGCAGCCATGCCGAGTCGCCGCGCGGACTGGTCGCCGAGAACCATCGCGAGGTCTACCTGCCGAGCGAGCGACGCAGTCGCGAGGTCTCGTCGGGCGGAAAGGTCGTGCTGCTCCACGACGACGACACCGCGCAGGCACAGCTGGTGCTCGAGCGCGCGCAGGCCGACGACTTCGTCGTGCGCGGCCGCAGCACCTCCAGCGCCCTGGGGGCCGGCGTCGTGTTCGAGATCGAGGGGCTCGGCACCCACGAGCGCCTGGTCGCGCTCGAGGTCGTGCACGAGATCCTCGCCGACGGTGACACGGTCGATGTCGCAGCAACCTACGACAACGCGTTCGTCGCGGTGCCCAGCCCGCGCTATCGCATCTTCTCGCCCGAGCCGGTGCGACCGCGGGTGTACGGGCCGCAGACCGCGACCGTCACCGGCCCCGAGGGCGAAGACATCCACACCGACGCGTTCGGTCGCATCAAGATCCTCATGCACTGGGATCGCGAGGGGGAGGGGCGCGGCCGCAGTCGTCGCGCCGACGCGAGCTCGTCGGCGTGGGTGCCGGTGGTGCAGAGCTGGGCGGGTGCGGGCTGGGGCGCGCTGTTCCTGCCACGCGTGGGCATGGAGGTCATCGTCGAGTTCCTCGATGGCAACCCCGACCGCCCGGTGGTCAGCGGCTGCCTGTACAACGGCCGCAATCCCCCGCCGTATCCGCTGCCCGACGAGCGCACACGGAGCACCATCCGCTCGCAGAGCACGCCGTACAACGGCGGTTACAACGAGCTGCGCTTCGAGGACTCCGCCGGCCGCGAGGAGCTGTTCCTGCGCGCGCAGCTCGACATGAACGAGCTGGTGCTGCGCCACCACGGCACCGAGGTGAAGGTCGATCAGACCCACCGGGTCGGCAACGATCGCACGCGCAAGGTCGGCGGCGACGAGCGCATCTCCGTGCACGGCAGCCGCACGGTGGTGATCGACGGCGCCAGCAAGAGCGGCTTTGCGGGCGAGACCATCAAGGTCAGCGATCACTGGGTGCTCGACGTCGCCAAGACCATCCTCGTGCGCGCGCCCGAGGAGATCCGGCTCGAGTGCAAGGGCTCGAGCATCGTGATGACGCCCGAGCGCATCACCCTGCAGGCCGGCGGCGGCGCCAAGATCGTGCTCGACGCCAACGCTCTGGTCGAATCGAAGGACGGCAGCCGTGGCTTCCTCGATCAGAATCTCGAGATCCGTGCGGCCGCCGGCGCCATCGTGATGCTCGACGACAAGGCCCGCGCGACCGCCAAGGAGAAGGCCGAGCTGCTGCTCGACGCCAACGCCCGGCTGTCGTCGGGCGACAAGGCCCACGCGCTGTTCGAGGCCGAGAAGATCACGGTCGACAGCGGCGAGGCCAGCATCGTCATCGACGGCAAGCGCATCCAGGCCGACGCCGACGAGCTCGACGCCAAGGCCGAGACCAAGCTGGCGCTCGAGGGTGGTGGCGGGCGCGTGAGCCTGGCCGGCGGCAAGGCCCAGGTCAACTAG
- a CDS encoding DUF3565 domain-containing protein, which translates to MSGVVDGIARTMLAIELDEGGEWIAWLDCGHRRHLRHRPPLTSMPWLLDAEARAARVGQRIECGRCAQCEPPDSLRAGRLVAFDEDTLPQGLRAEHRLREGAWARLEIDAGELRFVMPMLAIDRLLGPGDAQWIPPALEHHVAPGPSVHVRLSFFRVADRDPRPEVANSQQS; encoded by the coding sequence ATGTCAGGCGTCGTTGATGGGATCGCACGCACGATGCTCGCCATCGAGCTCGACGAGGGCGGCGAGTGGATCGCCTGGCTCGACTGTGGCCATCGTCGACACCTGCGCCATCGTCCACCGCTGACGTCGATGCCATGGCTGCTCGACGCGGAGGCCCGCGCCGCGCGGGTCGGTCAGCGCATCGAGTGCGGTCGTTGTGCGCAGTGCGAGCCACCGGACTCGTTGCGCGCCGGTCGGCTCGTCGCATTCGACGAAGACACGCTGCCGCAGGGGCTGCGCGCGGAGCATCGGCTACGCGAGGGTGCGTGGGCGCGGCTCGAGATCGATGCCGGCGAGCTCCGCTTCGTGATGCCGATGCTGGCGATCGACCGGTTGCTCGGGCCCGGCGACGCGCAGTGGATCCCGCCGGCCTTGGAGCACCACGTCGCGCCGGGGCCCTCCGTCCACGTGCGACTGTCGTTCTTCCGGGTCGCCGACCGAGATCCGCGACCCGAGGTGGCGAATAGCCAACAAAGCTGA
- a CDS encoding DUF2169 domain-containing protein — MLQLDNDTPLAAALAALPDEDGVDALFVCVKATFTMRPTVALAAQQLAIARVDLHLGEPNASSLIEAGEHHLGKAGTDVVLHGCAHAEGGRAVTQAAVSVAVAERSKSIAVFGDREFRSLDRVSSPAPFVELPLVYERALGGRVDGGDAWVRELSAHNPVGVGIDRRAGAPVPNLEDPRAPIEGGGERPRAVGFGPIAPGWRPRAQFAGTYDAQWVRKRSPLLPADFDRRFFNVAPAELVFPRFLAGGEPVVVLGASRQGPLRFTLPTIELAIEADVGGGWRSMSACLETVALWPDDDSFSMSWRAKLSCDRKLLAVERVSIGIARSSVEVA, encoded by the coding sequence ATGCTGCAGCTCGACAACGACACGCCGCTGGCGGCAGCGCTGGCCGCCTTGCCCGACGAGGACGGTGTCGACGCGCTGTTCGTGTGCGTGAAGGCGACCTTCACCATGCGGCCGACCGTTGCGCTGGCGGCCCAGCAGCTCGCCATCGCGCGGGTCGATCTACACCTCGGAGAGCCGAATGCCTCGAGCCTGATCGAGGCTGGCGAGCATCACCTCGGCAAGGCCGGGACCGATGTGGTGCTGCACGGCTGTGCCCACGCCGAGGGCGGCCGCGCGGTCACGCAGGCGGCCGTGTCGGTCGCGGTCGCGGAGCGCAGCAAGAGCATCGCGGTGTTCGGTGATCGCGAGTTCCGCAGCCTCGATCGCGTGTCGTCGCCGGCGCCGTTCGTCGAGCTGCCGCTGGTGTACGAGCGTGCGCTCGGAGGTCGCGTCGACGGTGGCGACGCGTGGGTCCGCGAGCTCTCGGCCCACAACCCGGTCGGGGTCGGCATCGATCGTCGCGCCGGCGCACCGGTGCCAAACCTCGAGGATCCGAGGGCGCCCATCGAAGGTGGCGGCGAGCGCCCGCGTGCGGTCGGGTTCGGTCCGATCGCGCCGGGCTGGCGACCGCGCGCGCAGTTTGCCGGCACCTACGACGCGCAGTGGGTACGCAAGCGATCGCCGCTGCTGCCGGCGGACTTCGATCGTCGCTTCTTCAACGTCGCACCCGCCGAGCTGGTGTTCCCCCGCTTCTTGGCCGGCGGCGAGCCGGTGGTGGTGCTCGGCGCTTCGCGACAGGGGCCGCTGCGCTTCACGCTGCCGACCATCGAGCTCGCGATCGAGGCCGACGTCGGCGGTGGCTGGCGCAGCATGTCGGCCTGCCTCGAGACCGTCGCCCTGTGGCCCGACGACGATAGCTTCAGCATGAGCTGGCGCGCCAAGCTGTCGTGCGACCGCAAGCTGCTGGCGGTCGAGCGCGTGAGCATCGGCATCGCTCGCAGCTCGGTGGAGGTCGCGTGA
- a CDS encoding metallophosphoesterase: protein MPASQRRRWSRWLLRAVLALLVSAGALLVYGTAIEPARLRVSERELAPARWPATLGGLRVAVLTDLHVGAPHIDLAALRAVVDATNDAAPDLVVVLGDLVIDGVVGGHFVAPEPIAAELARLRPAGSVFAVLGNHDWGFDGPRITAALEHAGITVLDDRAVRLERGLWIAGISDLWTRAADVERALAAVDDDAPVIAITHNPDVFPSVPTRVSLTLAGHTHGGQIDVPVVGPPVVPSKFGQRYAAGHVLEHGRHLFVATGIGTSILPVRIAVVPTVDVLTLVASPPSRRAPE from the coding sequence ATGCCTGCTTCCCAGCGTCGTCGATGGTCGAGGTGGCTCCTGCGCGCGGTGCTGGCCCTGCTCGTCAGCGCAGGCGCGCTGCTGGTCTACGGCACCGCGATCGAGCCCGCGCGCCTGCGCGTCAGCGAGCGCGAGCTGGCGCCGGCGCGCTGGCCCGCGACGCTCGGGGGTCTGCGGGTCGCGGTGCTCACCGACCTCCACGTCGGTGCCCCGCACATCGACCTCGCGGCTCTGCGCGCGGTCGTCGATGCCACCAACGACGCGGCGCCCGACCTCGTGGTGGTGCTCGGCGACCTCGTGATCGATGGGGTCGTGGGTGGGCACTTCGTGGCCCCCGAGCCGATCGCTGCCGAGCTCGCGCGCCTGCGACCCGCTGGCTCCGTGTTCGCCGTGCTCGGCAACCATGACTGGGGCTTCGATGGCCCCCGCATCACCGCTGCGCTCGAGCACGCCGGCATCACTGTGCTCGACGACCGCGCGGTGAGGCTCGAGCGCGGTCTGTGGATCGCAGGCATCTCCGACCTGTGGACCCGCGCGGCCGATGTCGAGCGCGCGCTGGCGGCGGTCGACGACGACGCGCCGGTGATCGCGATCACCCACAACCCCGACGTGTTCCCGTCGGTCCCGACGCGCGTGTCGCTCACGCTCGCGGGGCACACCCACGGCGGTCAGATCGACGTGCCGGTGGTGGGGCCGCCGGTGGTGCCATCGAAGTTCGGCCAGCGCTACGCGGCCGGACACGTGCTCGAGCACGGCCGGCACCTGTTCGTCGCGACCGGCATCGGCACCAGCATCCTGCCGGTCCGCATCGCGGTGGTCCCGACCGTCGACGTGCTGACCCTGGTTGCGTCACCACCCTCGAGACGAGCACCGGAGTAG
- a CDS encoding serine/threonine protein kinase, producing the protein MTGLGSGGDPTEGDGDVTSSGWREDMSGARIGRYLLLDRIGAGGMGVVWRAYDPMLDRRVALKLVASRGGDPAALVSEAQALARLQHPNIVAIHDVGPLSEGLFLAMEYVDGVTLTRHLQLPRSWREVVDVFLAVAHGVRAAHAAGVVHGDLKPDNVLVAAPQPGMPAIVKVVDFGLASMAKGSSASRRPPVSEGSTGASRTDLAIRGTPAYLAPEQVAGAPASERTDQYAFCVAMFEALTGARPRAIDSLHTAALVFRDARTVRWPAGHAVPPWLRRIVLTGLAIDPAARHGDFDEIVHALQRGRTRLRRRAGLLVASTAVIAGAVALVQGAVRCADADAPVTAVWSDGVAAEMQSALQGPLSAGELDLWRRRHERLDATAADLAAASRRACEGRGSAESRRRQRCVDHGLATLELAVAQARGGDVHSQRFVLAGVGLDALEPCDDEANLQQFPPIAEDLELRAAVQALERDIAVVNLAEITSPELGDATLAELGRRAQALGEEGLYTDVLLLRARAATAREEDRLKLELLRDALASAEASRDDRRVALAWHRIAAAQIGSLGDESAVRIALERMDAASARLGRPADLEAQRHRVLAQVANARGERSEAVQALAAMLQAANDAQRPDLAFDALLLSVSVNLNASRVPEALASADAAVALARSAFGEDHPDFAIALGARAGAMLASARGGTDADFDRANAAFDDAIERLASWEQLHAGVPRALECNRCVGLTDACRSQATSACVRCGELSLDAMLTSASQRTLSVSLGSLALSDPAAAVPLARAAFARWREDARPWRLSSAPAWAALVLAWAGDREPGLELFRDVGNHGRDSTAAYMLDALLATQDDDRERRGAVRVALETNVAAEDLRDAERLVRAWFIAQLSGAAADREAVAHLRGRTAIVCSPGWRPRIDAWLANEADAPSALAGASATVEAVHDVRRR; encoded by the coding sequence GTGACGGGCCTGGGGAGCGGGGGCGATCCAACCGAGGGTGACGGTGACGTCACGTCGTCGGGGTGGCGCGAGGACATGAGCGGGGCGCGGATCGGCCGCTACCTGCTGCTCGACCGCATCGGTGCCGGAGGCATGGGCGTGGTGTGGCGCGCCTACGATCCGATGCTCGATCGCCGCGTCGCGCTCAAGCTGGTGGCGAGCCGCGGCGGCGACCCGGCGGCGTTGGTGTCCGAGGCGCAGGCGTTGGCGCGACTGCAGCACCCCAACATCGTCGCGATCCACGACGTCGGCCCGCTGAGCGAGGGTCTGTTCCTCGCGATGGAGTACGTCGACGGTGTCACGCTCACGCGCCACCTCCAGCTGCCGCGGTCGTGGCGCGAGGTGGTCGACGTGTTCCTCGCCGTCGCCCACGGCGTGCGAGCGGCCCACGCCGCCGGGGTCGTGCACGGCGATCTGAAGCCGGACAACGTCCTGGTCGCCGCGCCGCAGCCGGGGATGCCGGCGATCGTGAAGGTCGTCGACTTCGGGCTGGCGTCGATGGCGAAGGGGTCGTCGGCGTCGCGCCGCCCGCCCGTGTCGGAGGGGTCGACCGGTGCGTCGCGGACGGACCTGGCGATCCGCGGCACGCCGGCCTACCTCGCGCCCGAGCAGGTCGCCGGCGCGCCGGCCTCGGAGCGCACCGATCAATACGCCTTCTGCGTGGCGATGTTCGAGGCCCTGACCGGTGCCCGCCCCCGCGCGATCGATTCGCTGCACACCGCCGCGCTGGTCTTCCGCGACGCTCGCACCGTGCGTTGGCCCGCTGGCCACGCGGTGCCGCCGTGGCTGCGGCGCATCGTGCTGACCGGGCTCGCCATCGACCCTGCGGCGCGGCACGGCGACTTCGACGAGATCGTGCACGCCCTGCAGCGCGGGCGCACACGCTTGCGCCGCCGCGCGGGGTTGTTGGTGGCCTCGACGGCGGTGATCGCCGGCGCGGTCGCGTTGGTCCAGGGGGCGGTGCGATGCGCCGACGCCGACGCGCCGGTGACGGCGGTGTGGAGCGACGGCGTCGCTGCCGAGATGCAGAGCGCGCTGCAGGGGCCGCTCTCGGCGGGCGAGCTCGACCTCTGGCGTCGACGTCACGAGAGGTTGGACGCGACCGCAGCGGACCTGGCCGCCGCCAGCCGCCGCGCCTGCGAGGGGCGCGGTAGCGCCGAGAGTCGCCGTCGACAGCGATGCGTCGACCACGGCCTCGCCACCTTGGAGCTCGCCGTGGCGCAGGCGCGCGGCGGCGACGTGCACTCGCAGCGGTTCGTGCTCGCAGGCGTGGGGCTCGACGCGCTCGAGCCGTGTGACGACGAGGCGAACCTGCAGCAGTTCCCGCCGATCGCGGAGGATCTCGAGCTGCGGGCGGCGGTGCAAGCACTCGAGCGCGACATCGCGGTCGTCAACCTCGCGGAGATCACCTCGCCCGAGCTCGGCGACGCCACGCTCGCGGAGCTCGGACGGCGCGCGCAGGCGTTGGGCGAGGAGGGGCTCTACACCGATGTGTTGCTGCTGCGCGCCCGCGCAGCGACTGCCCGCGAGGAGGATCGCCTGAAGCTGGAGCTCCTGCGTGACGCGCTCGCATCGGCGGAGGCGAGCCGCGACGATCGCCGCGTCGCGCTCGCATGGCATCGGATCGCGGCCGCTCAAATCGGCTCGCTCGGCGACGAGAGTGCGGTACGCATCGCGTTGGAGCGCATGGACGCCGCGAGTGCGCGACTCGGACGTCCCGCCGACCTCGAGGCCCAACGGCACCGGGTGCTCGCGCAGGTGGCAAACGCCCGCGGCGAGCGGAGCGAAGCCGTGCAAGCGCTGGCGGCGATGCTCCAGGCTGCGAACGATGCACAGCGGCCCGATCTCGCCTTCGACGCGCTCCTGCTCTCGGTCAGCGTCAACCTCAACGCCAGCCGCGTCCCCGAAGCACTGGCATCGGCGGACGCCGCGGTCGCGCTGGCGCGCAGCGCCTTCGGCGAGGACCACCCCGACTTCGCGATCGCGCTCGGTGCCCGTGCCGGCGCGATGCTGGCGTCGGCGCGCGGGGGCACCGATGCGGATTTCGATCGTGCGAACGCGGCGTTCGACGACGCGATCGAGCGGCTGGCGTCGTGGGAGCAGCTGCACGCAGGGGTGCCGCGTGCACTCGAGTGCAACCGCTGCGTCGGCCTCACGGACGCCTGCCGGTCGCAGGCGACATCGGCGTGCGTGCGCTGTGGCGAGCTGTCCTTGGACGCGATGCTGACGTCTGCGTCGCAGCGGACGCTCTCGGTCTCGCTGGGTTCGTTGGCGCTGTCGGACCCCGCGGCCGCGGTGCCCCTGGCCCGCGCCGCGTTCGCGCGTTGGCGCGAGGACGCCCGTCCATGGCGCCTGAGCTCGGCGCCGGCGTGGGCGGCACTCGTGTTGGCGTGGGCGGGCGACCGCGAGCCCGGGCTGGAGTTGTTCCGCGACGTCGGAAACCATGGGCGCGACAGCACGGCGGCGTACATGCTCGATGCGTTGCTCGCCACACAAGACGACGACCGCGAGCGGCGCGGGGCTGTCCGGGTCGCGCTCGAGACGAACGTCGCAGCGGAGGATCTCCGCGATGCCGAGCGACTCGTGCGTGCGTGGTTCATCGCGCAGCTGAGCGGCGCGGCGGCCGATCGCGAGGCGGTGGCGCACCTGCGAGGGCGCACGGCGATCGTGTGCTCACCCGGCTGGAGGCCGCGGATCGACGCCTGGCTCGCCAACGAGGCCGACGCACCCTCTGCGCTGGCGGGCGCGAGCGCGACGGTGGAGGCTGTCCACGATGTCAGGCGTCGTTGA
- a CDS encoding ABC transporter ATP-binding protein, which produces MGTSACGRSRLHEIAANSPTAAHADGAGQRRLGWCECSGQWGCARNRARRAARPRGIVAAVDVPGPDDAVVLQHVCKAFGTHKVLDDVSLTVRKGSITVLLGPSGTGKSVLLRILVGLMKPDQGAVFVGPHDIAQLDERRARDRRLLFDVRRKFGMLFQDGALFDDINVGDNVAFPMRMHTKMAEAEIRAKVQDKLARVGLPNAAHKFPSELSGGMRKRVAFARAIALEPEIVLCDEPSSGLDPVMSATLDELIMEMHRTLGISFIVITHDTAEALTIADTIGMLAGGKLVHYGPKRELEAHCHPALRQFFDRSTSGPIQVV; this is translated from the coding sequence ATGGGCACGTCGGCGTGCGGCCGCAGCCGACTGCACGAAATTGCCGCGAACTCGCCCACGGCTGCGCACGCCGATGGAGCCGGCCAACGGCGGCTCGGATGGTGCGAGTGCTCCGGGCAGTGGGGGTGCGCACGCAATCGAGCGCGACGAGCAGCGCGCCCGCGCGGTATCGTGGCCGCGGTGGACGTCCCCGGGCCCGATGATGCGGTGGTGCTGCAGCACGTCTGCAAGGCGTTCGGCACCCACAAGGTGCTCGACGACGTCAGCCTGACGGTGCGCAAGGGCTCGATCACGGTGCTCCTGGGCCCCTCGGGCACCGGCAAGTCGGTGCTCCTACGGATCCTCGTGGGCCTGATGAAGCCCGATCAGGGGGCGGTGTTCGTGGGGCCCCACGACATCGCGCAGCTCGACGAGCGACGGGCTCGCGACCGGCGGCTGCTGTTCGACGTGCGTCGCAAGTTCGGCATGCTCTTCCAAGACGGCGCGCTGTTCGACGACATCAATGTCGGCGACAACGTCGCGTTCCCGATGCGCATGCACACCAAGATGGCGGAGGCGGAGATCCGCGCGAAGGTGCAGGACAAGCTCGCGCGGGTCGGCCTGCCCAACGCCGCCCACAAGTTCCCCTCCGAGCTCTCCGGTGGCATGCGCAAGCGCGTCGCGTTCGCGCGGGCCATCGCGCTCGAGCCCGAGATCGTGCTGTGCGACGAGCCCAGCTCCGGTCTCGATCCGGTGATGTCGGCCACGCTCGACGAGCTGATCATGGAGATGCATCGCACGCTGGGCATCTCGTTCATCGTCATCACCCACGACACCGCCGAGGCGCTGACCATCGCCGACACCATCGGCATGCTGGCGGGCGGCAAGCTCGTGCACTACGGGCCCAAGCGCGAGCTCGAGGCCCACTGCCACCCGGCGCTGCGACAGTTCTTCGATCGCTCGACCTCGGGACCCATCCAGGTCGTGTGA
- a CDS encoding MCE family protein: MNRTHIGLGIFVIATVGLLIWLAQSIGAIGGGGGKHYELRLAHAAGLVENNAVKIAGVSVGRIEKVGVDHDIAVLTLRLDGEIVLHEDARAIVRAKSLLGEKYLQLEPGDRDAPAIPDGGAITNVDVPFEIDEVLNALEPILGGDDSIAAALAPLAGQLNDLLADASGKDGKPPIITRAQIDQIVEDVTATSASVRRMTEQNEAGVAELVKDGNLLVDNANALLTGPKVTRIVGNVESITTELDQKLPGLLERADKALAEVEKLAALVDEDKRRKIATIIDDASVATANLRDLTDELKGVSKFVGPLVKNLSTITERASKVDETMIRQFFQREGMKIYFGSKKRAEQSLEDFPDGAQ; the protein is encoded by the coding sequence ATGAATCGCACCCACATCGGCCTCGGCATCTTCGTCATCGCCACCGTCGGCCTGCTCATCTGGTTGGCGCAGTCGATCGGCGCCATCGGTGGCGGCGGCGGCAAACACTACGAGCTGCGGCTCGCCCACGCCGCGGGGCTGGTCGAGAACAACGCCGTGAAGATCGCGGGCGTATCGGTCGGACGGATCGAGAAGGTCGGTGTCGATCACGACATCGCGGTGCTCACGCTGCGCCTCGACGGCGAGATCGTGCTGCACGAGGATGCGCGCGCCATCGTGCGTGCCAAGAGCCTGCTGGGCGAGAAGTACCTGCAGCTCGAGCCCGGCGACCGGGATGCGCCGGCAATTCCCGACGGCGGCGCCATCACCAATGTCGACGTGCCGTTCGAGATCGACGAGGTGCTGAACGCGCTCGAGCCGATCCTCGGCGGCGACGATTCCATTGCCGCCGCCCTGGCCCCGCTGGCGGGCCAGCTCAACGATCTGCTGGCCGATGCCTCGGGCAAGGACGGCAAGCCGCCCATCATCACGCGCGCGCAGATCGATCAGATCGTCGAGGACGTCACCGCGACCTCGGCCTCGGTGCGGCGCATGACCGAGCAGAACGAGGCCGGCGTGGCCGAGTTGGTGAAGGACGGCAACCTGCTGGTCGACAACGCCAACGCGCTGCTCACCGGTCCGAAGGTCACCCGCATCGTGGGCAACGTCGAGAGCATCACCACCGAGCTCGACCAGAAGCTGCCGGGCCTGCTGGAGCGCGCCGACAAGGCCCTGGCCGAGGTCGAGAAGCTCGCCGCGCTGGTCGACGAGGACAAGCGTCGCAAGATCGCCACCATCATCGACGACGCATCGGTCGCGACCGCCAACTTGCGCGATCTCACCGACGAGCTGAAGGGCGTGTCCAAGTTCGTGGGGCCCCTGGTCAAGAACCTCTCGACCATCACCGAGCGGGCCAGCAAGGTCGACGAGACCATGATCCGGCAGTTCTTCCAGCGCGAGGGCATGAAGATCTACTTCGGGAGCAAGAAGAGGGCCGAGCAGAGCCTCGAGGACTTCCCCGACGGCGCGCAGTGA
- a CDS encoding DUF4150 domain-containing protein produces the protein MGQNVFANGRGTVHQGSGGMSTVFPDVCNTPSSAGPIPIPYPNIGQASDTVGGPTTVTTDGSMPMTKGAQYAKSSGDEAGSAGGLMSGRNMGPCEFLMYSFDVMLEGQNVCRLGDMLLHNGRNAVG, from the coding sequence ATGGGTCAGAACGTCTTCGCCAACGGCCGCGGCACCGTCCACCAGGGCAGCGGTGGCATGAGCACGGTGTTCCCCGACGTGTGCAACACGCCGAGCTCCGCCGGGCCGATCCCGATCCCGTACCCCAACATCGGTCAGGCCAGCGACACCGTCGGCGGCCCGACCACCGTCACCACCGACGGCAGCATGCCGATGACCAAGGGTGCCCAGTACGCCAAGAGCAGCGGCGACGAGGCCGGCAGCGCCGGCGGCCTGATGTCCGGCCGCAACATGGGCCCGTGCGAGTTCCTCATGTACTCGTTCGACGTCATGCTCGAGGGGCAGAACGTCTGCCGACTCGGCGACATGCTGCTGCACAACGGCCGCAACGCGGTCGGTTGA